The Arctopsyche grandis isolate Sample6627 chromosome 10, ASM5162203v2, whole genome shotgun sequence genome window below encodes:
- the LOC143918144 gene encoding katanin p60 ATPase-containing subunit A-like 2, with protein MLKSAESLIVEAHLSNDYKVCDNIDLEIVYQEYCNYFLLKYNKHPMVCKKIEHFNNGGSKAIPNSENKNDKNQRVNQISRNTTVTSDQAKETNIESSMIINKLLQHDMNITNNAIDCDHSLVKSKSLADFLTEIPKESKTLIEYIYRQSNINNEVVKWDDIIGLENAKTLLKEATIYPVKYPKLFTGLTSPWRGILLYGPPGGGKTLLAKAIAHESDKMFINITSSSIVSKWRGESEKNIKMLFDFAHYYEPSIIFIDEIEALASKRDCPTEHEASRRMKTEIFIELDGATRKADNILFLVTSNLPWEIDPALLRRLEKRIYIPLPHFEARIEMFRRLITMSGVAYDKQICFRKLAEATDGYSGSDIRNVCREACMSNIRKYINTKDIAELHRRELNQMDFDVSIEKIKPSSKYDVKKYFEWSHSNGAE; from the exons ATGTTAAAATCGGCAGAAAGTTTGATTGTTGAAGCTCATTTGAGTAACGACTATAAAGTATGCGATAATATCGATTTGGAAATAGTATATCAGgagtattgtaattattttctattgaaatacaATAAACACCCTATGGTATGTAAAAAGATTGAACATTTTAACAACGGCGGATCAAAAGCTATTCCgaattctgaaaataaaaatgataaaaatcaaCGAGTAAATCAAATAAGTCGAAATACTACCGTAACTTCAGATCAAGCGAAAGAAACAAATATAGAAAGCAGTATGATAATCAATAAATTGCTTCAACAT gACATGAATATTACAAACAATGCTATTGATTGCGATCATTCTCTAGTCAAATCGAAGTCTTTGGCTGATTTCCTGACCGAAATTCCAAAAGAGAGCAAAAcattaattgaatatatttatcgTCAATCAAATATAAACAATGAGGTTGTGAAGTGGGATGACATAATAGGTTTGGAAAATGCAAAAACATTGTTAAAGGAGGCTACTATATATCCCGTCAAATACCCAAAGCTCTTTACTGGTTTGACTTCTCCGTGGAGAGGAATTTTACTGTACGGCCCTCCTGGCGGTGGAAAAACCCTGTTGGCAAAAGCGATAGCTCATgaaagcgacaaaatgtttataaatataacttCAAGTTCTATTGTGAGTAAATGGCGAGGggaatcagaaaaaaatatcaag ATGCTGTTTGATTTTGCACATTATTATGAACCATCCATAATATTCATAGACGAAATTGAAGCGTTGGCTTCTAAAAGAGATTGTCCGACTGAACACGAGGCCTCACGTCGTATGAAAACAGAAATTTTCATAGAGCTTGACGGTGCTACTAGAAAAGCTGATAATATACTATTCTTGGTTACTTCAAATCTACCTTG GGAAATTGATCCAGCCTTGTTGAGACGACTAGAAAAACGCATTTATATTCCATTACCTCACTTTGAAGCGAGAATAGAGATGTTCAGACGTCTCATTACCATGTCTGGTGTTGCTTATGATAAacaaatctgctttagaaaacTAGCAGAAGCGACAGATGGATACTCAGGATCTGATATTCGTAACGTCTGTAGGGAAGCGTGCATGTCTAAtatcagaaaatatataaatacgaaAG ATATTGCCGAGTTGCATCGTCGCGAGTTGAATCAAATGGACTTTGATGTTTCAATAGAGAAAATTAAGCCGTCGTCAAAATATGACGTGAAGAAATATTTCGAGTGGTCTCATAGTAATGGAGCCGAGTGA